The proteins below come from a single Panicum hallii strain FIL2 chromosome 7, PHallii_v3.1, whole genome shotgun sequence genomic window:
- the LOC112900522 gene encoding two-component response regulator ORR42-like: protein MASKKKGSATRALVVEDIKVDCVILLRMLRKLNCKATVAHNGKEAVDLFLEGKTFDIVFSDKDMPLMTGPEAVTKIRSMGATEVKMVGVSADFGGMEAFMRAGADMFVPKPMKFETLDSVLQEVFGKKNMSG from the exons ATGGCATCCAAGAAGAAAGGGTCTGCTACAAGGGCACTAGTAGTGGAGGATATCAAAGTTGACTGTGTAATTCTCTTGCGTATGTTGCGCAAACTTAACTGCAAAGCTACTGTTGCTCATAATGGCAAAGAAGCTGTTGACCTTTTCCTTGAAGGGAAAACATTTGACATTGTTTTCT CCGATAAGGATATGCCATTGATGACTGGTCCTGAG GCTGTGACCAAGATTCGTTCCATGGGAGCTACTGAGGTGAAGATGGTTGGAGTCTCAGCAGATTTTGGTGGCATGGAGGCATTCATGCGTGCTGGTGCTGATATGTTTGTGCCTAAACCCATGAAGTTTGAGACCCTCGATTCTGTGCTCCAGGAGGTCTTTGGCAAGAAGAACATGAGTGGCTAG